A window from Pseudomonas moraviensis encodes these proteins:
- a CDS encoding energy transducer TonB — translation MGNVQTAASAGELLWRQTPSGELVDLGRPHRVPLGQLRLQRAPKGILSRRETLLLGVLALVVHGVVIYWVSQKPTPVLPVVPPEIPPMTIEFSRPAPPAPPVVVPPPPAPVVEPPPPVEDELAVKPPPPKPIPKPKPVVKPPPKPAPKPVEQAPAPAKPAAPVAAPAPPAPPAPAPVTPASANAAYLKNPAPEYPSLAQRRGWEGTVLLRVHVLASGKPGEIQIAKSSGRQQLDDAALNAVKRWSFVPAKQGDVAQDGWVSVPIDFKIH, via the coding sequence ATGGGCAATGTCCAGACCGCCGCCAGCGCAGGGGAATTGCTGTGGCGGCAAACGCCGAGCGGCGAACTGGTCGATCTTGGCCGGCCGCACCGTGTGCCGTTGGGGCAGTTGCGTTTACAGCGTGCACCCAAGGGTATTTTGAGCCGGCGCGAAACCCTTCTGCTCGGTGTGCTCGCGTTGGTCGTGCACGGCGTGGTGATTTATTGGGTCAGCCAGAAACCGACGCCAGTGCTCCCGGTGGTACCGCCGGAAATTCCGCCGATGACCATCGAGTTTTCGCGTCCGGCTCCGCCAGCGCCGCCGGTTGTGGTGCCGCCGCCACCGGCGCCAGTGGTCGAACCGCCGCCGCCAGTGGAAGACGAATTAGCGGTCAAACCGCCGCCGCCCAAGCCGATTCCCAAACCCAAACCGGTGGTGAAACCTCCGCCCAAACCTGCGCCCAAGCCGGTAGAGCAGGCGCCAGCACCAGCGAAACCGGCAGCCCCGGTCGCCGCGCCAGCGCCTCCTGCGCCACCGGCACCTGCGCCTGTTACCCCGGCGTCAGCCAACGCTGCGTATCTCAAAAATCCGGCACCGGAATATCCGTCGCTGGCCCAGCGTCGCGGTTGGGAAGGCACGGTGCTGTTACGGGTGCATGTGTTGGCCAGCGGCAAGCCGGGCGAGATCCAGATTGCCAAAAGCAGTGGCCGGCAGCAGCTCGACGACGCAGCGCTCAACGCTGTAAAGCGCTGGAGTTTCGTTCCGGCCAAGCAGGGTGATGTTGCTCAGGACGGCTGGGTCAGCGTGCCCATCGATTTCAAGATTCATTAA
- a CDS encoding MotA/TolQ/ExbB proton channel family protein — translation MTLLASPLESIESAVIWLLVVFSVATWGLALLKAVQFGRLKAQDRRFHKRFWAASSLDAAAELSETQPGAAARVAQAGYAAIQVGEAPQANDLSQAINHQDRLERALRQQIVRERRSLETGLAVVASIGSTSPFIGLFGTVWGIMEALKGISAAGSASLETVAGPIGAALVATGVGIAVAVPAVLVYNYFLRRLKLTAADLDDFAHDFYSLAQKSAFRVLIHPTAHKVATPGNAAKVKEAS, via the coding sequence ATGACGTTACTGGCATCTCCACTGGAATCCATCGAAAGCGCGGTGATCTGGCTGCTGGTGGTTTTTTCCGTCGCCACTTGGGGCCTGGCGCTGCTCAAGGCTGTGCAGTTCGGCCGTCTGAAGGCGCAGGATCGGCGCTTTCATAAACGTTTCTGGGCGGCGTCGAGTCTGGATGCCGCCGCCGAGTTGAGCGAAACCCAGCCCGGTGCCGCAGCACGGGTGGCGCAGGCCGGTTACGCGGCAATCCAGGTGGGCGAGGCGCCGCAGGCGAATGATCTGAGCCAGGCGATCAACCATCAGGATCGCCTCGAGCGCGCCCTGCGCCAGCAGATCGTGCGTGAACGGCGCTCGCTGGAAACCGGTCTGGCGGTGGTCGCAAGTATTGGCAGCACCTCGCCGTTCATTGGTCTGTTCGGCACGGTGTGGGGAATCATGGAGGCCTTGAAAGGCATCAGCGCTGCCGGTTCGGCGAGCCTGGAAACGGTGGCAGGCCCGATTGGCGCGGCACTGGTCGCGACCGGTGTGGGGATCGCCGTCGCGGTGCCGGCGGTGCTGGTTTACAACTACTTTCTGCGGCGTCTGAAATTGACCGCGGCGGATCTGGATGACTTCGCCCACGACTTCTACAGCCTGGCGCAGAAGAGTGCATTCCGCGTACTGATCCACCCGACCGCGCACAAGGTGGCGACGCCGGGCAACGCGGCAAAAGTGAAGGAGGCGTCCTGA
- a CDS encoding ExbD/TolR family protein → MAFSTQDTDEVLSEINVTPLVDVMLVLLVVFIVTAPLLTNAIPINLPKTEAVAPVEQKDPLVVSIDGAGKLFINKDEIQPDLLEFNLKSAKAKDPEVRVQLQADDGVNYGEVARAMASIERAGITKLSVITAR, encoded by the coding sequence ATGGCCTTCTCTACGCAAGACACGGACGAGGTGCTCAGCGAAATCAACGTGACGCCACTGGTGGACGTGATGCTGGTGCTGCTGGTGGTCTTCATCGTCACCGCGCCACTGCTGACCAACGCGATACCGATCAACCTGCCGAAGACCGAAGCGGTGGCGCCGGTCGAGCAGAAGGATCCGCTGGTGGTGAGCATCGACGGCGCCGGCAAACTGTTCATCAACAAGGACGAGATCCAGCCTGACTTGCTCGAATTCAATCTCAAGTCGGCCAAAGCCAAGGACCCGGAAGTGCGCGTGCAATTGCAGGCCGACGACGGGGTGAACTACGGCGAAGTGGCGCGAGCCATGGCTTCGATCGAACGGGCAGGGATTACCAAATTGTCGGTGATCACTGCGCGGTGA
- a CDS encoding alpha/beta hydrolase, with protein MRNESIRYLIVPGWQGSPEDHWQSHWQNSLPNSARVEQADWLTPRREDWVAALAEAVAADSTPVILIAHSLGCITVAHWAATAPLQYLRQVRGALLVAPADVERPACAPALRNFAPIPTDLLPFPSQVVSSDNDAAVSAPRALELARNWGAEAGILAGAGHINVKSGHQRWEQGFAYLYRLQNRLEHHARRRA; from the coding sequence ATGCGCAACGAATCAATCCGTTACCTGATTGTGCCGGGCTGGCAAGGATCGCCAGAAGATCATTGGCAAAGCCATTGGCAGAACAGCCTGCCGAACAGTGCGCGGGTCGAACAGGCCGATTGGCTGACACCGCGCCGTGAGGACTGGGTCGCCGCGCTGGCCGAAGCGGTTGCCGCCGACAGCACGCCGGTGATTTTGATTGCTCACAGCCTCGGCTGCATCACGGTCGCCCACTGGGCAGCGACGGCGCCGTTGCAATACCTGCGTCAGGTGCGCGGGGCGTTGCTGGTCGCGCCGGCCGATGTCGAGCGTCCTGCCTGCGCGCCGGCACTGCGCAACTTCGCGCCGATCCCGACGGATCTGTTGCCGTTCCCCAGCCAGGTCGTCAGCTCCGACAACGACGCCGCCGTCAGTGCGCCGCGCGCTTTGGAGCTGGCGCGCAATTGGGGTGCGGAGGCGGGGATTCTCGCCGGAGCCGGGCACATCAACGTCAAGTCCGGGCATCAGCGTTGGGAGCAGGGTTTTGCCTATCTCTATCGCCTGCAAAACCGCCTTGAACACCACGCCCGCCGTCGCGCCTGA
- a CDS encoding sigma 54-interacting transcriptional regulator: MSFETFGQPLLTFPDAEKSPLSIRAKALVFVDPRSRQLREELEQLAPRSISVLIRGETGTGKELLARHIHRASDRSGLFVSVNCGAISPTYADAELFGYAAGSYSGAASSRAGWFGSANGGTLYLDEIGDLPLPIQIKLLAALENHEVTRVGAHQPSPVDVRLVAATSIDLAQAVDAGKFHERLYHYLSEGHLELPALRARTGDILSLAEYFLGIYSQRLDLPVPLISEAAQHVLEQHSWPGNTRELENVIHFALLVSTGDEILPEHLNLPPVLTQIESQIKQILTTGSTADQAALKQLLANAKLL; this comes from the coding sequence ATGAGTTTCGAAACCTTCGGTCAGCCCTTGCTGACCTTTCCCGATGCGGAAAAAAGCCCCCTGAGCATTCGCGCCAAAGCGCTGGTGTTTGTCGATCCGCGCTCGCGGCAATTGCGTGAAGAACTCGAACAACTGGCACCACGTTCGATCTCGGTGTTGATCCGCGGCGAGACCGGCACCGGTAAAGAGCTGCTGGCCCGGCACATCCATCGCGCCAGCGACCGCAGCGGTCTGTTCGTTTCGGTGAATTGCGGCGCGATCAGCCCGACCTACGCCGATGCCGAACTGTTCGGCTACGCCGCCGGCAGCTACAGCGGCGCAGCCAGCAGCCGCGCCGGCTGGTTCGGTTCGGCCAATGGCGGCACCTTGTACCTGGATGAGATCGGCGACCTGCCACTGCCGATCCAGATCAAGTTGCTCGCGGCCCTGGAAAACCACGAAGTCACCCGCGTCGGTGCACATCAGCCGAGCCCGGTGGATGTGCGCCTGGTCGCCGCGACCAGTATTGATCTGGCCCAGGCCGTGGACGCCGGAAAATTCCACGAGCGGCTCTATCACTACCTCAGCGAGGGTCATCTGGAGCTGCCGGCGTTGCGCGCGCGCACCGGCGACATCCTCTCGCTCGCCGAGTATTTCCTCGGCATCTACAGCCAGCGTCTCGACCTGCCCGTGCCGCTGATCAGCGAGGCGGCGCAGCACGTGCTCGAACAACACAGCTGGCCGGGCAACACCCGCGAGCTGGAAAACGTCATTCACTTCGCCCTGCTGGTCAGCACAGGTGACGAGATTCTGCCGGAGCATCTGAACCTGCCGCCGGTGCTGACGCAGATCGAAAGCCAGATCAAACAGATCCTGACCACCGGCTCCACCGCTGACCAAGCCGCGCTGAAGCAACTTCTGGCGAACGCCAAACTCCTGTAG
- a CDS encoding MetQ/NlpA family ABC transporter substrate-binding protein, whose amino-acid sequence MKKVLLFTALAAALTASFANAGEKLVVAATPVPHAEILELIKPTLAKEGVDLEIKVFTDYVQPNVQVGEKRLDANYFQTLPYLNSFNQGKYKDDKSKYLVTVQGVHVEPFGGYSSKYKTLAELPDGATIAIPNEGSNSGRALILLQKAGLIELKDPKNALATPKDIAKNPHNFKFKELESALLPRVLKEVDLDMINTNYALEAKLNPQKDALVIEGADSPYVNFLVAREDNKNSDAIQKLAKALTSPEVKAFIEKKYSGAVLPAF is encoded by the coding sequence ATGAAAAAGGTTCTGTTGTTTACCGCATTGGCGGCTGCGCTCACGGCTTCTTTCGCCAACGCCGGCGAGAAACTGGTGGTTGCCGCAACGCCAGTGCCACACGCTGAAATCCTCGAGCTGATCAAGCCGACCCTGGCCAAAGAAGGCGTCGATCTGGAAATCAAGGTTTTCACCGACTACGTGCAACCGAACGTACAGGTTGGCGAGAAGCGTCTGGACGCCAACTACTTCCAGACCCTGCCGTACCTGAACAGCTTCAACCAGGGCAAATACAAGGACGACAAATCCAAGTACCTGGTGACCGTGCAGGGTGTGCACGTTGAACCGTTCGGTGGCTACTCGAGCAAGTACAAGACCCTGGCTGAACTGCCGGACGGCGCCACCATCGCCATCCCGAACGAAGGCAGCAACAGCGGCCGTGCCCTGATCCTGCTGCAGAAGGCGGGTCTGATTGAACTGAAAGACCCGAAAAACGCTTTGGCAACGCCAAAAGACATCGCCAAGAACCCGCACAACTTCAAGTTCAAGGAACTGGAATCGGCCCTGCTGCCGCGCGTACTGAAAGAAGTTGATCTGGACATGATCAACACCAACTACGCCCTGGAAGCCAAGCTGAACCCGCAGAAAGATGCTCTGGTGATCGAAGGCGCTGACTCGCCGTACGTGAACTTCCTGGTGGCCCGTGAGGACAACAAGAACAGCGACGCGATCCAGAAACTGGCCAAGGCCCTGACCAGCCCGGAAGTCAAAGCGTTCATCGAGAAGAAGTACAGCGGCGCGGTGTTGCCGGCGTTCTGA
- a CDS encoding amino acid ABC transporter permease, producing the protein MTFDYAFILSTLPAFLKAVGVTLQVGLIAIGTSLLVALLNATILVFRTPYLGKLVGLYVELARNTPLLIQLFFVYFALPAVGIQVSGFTAAIITMTFLGGAYLTEVLRAGVDAVPQAQLESGRSIGLSHGQLLRYVILPQAGILSLPSLFANFIFLLKETTVVSAVAVPEILYTTKSYIALYYKTYEMLAVLTLICVLLFLPLSLLLSRLERRLQHGQFGS; encoded by the coding sequence ATGACTTTCGACTACGCCTTTATCCTCAGCACCCTGCCGGCCTTTCTCAAGGCCGTGGGTGTGACGCTGCAGGTCGGATTGATCGCGATCGGCACTTCGCTGCTGGTGGCGCTGCTCAACGCGACGATTCTGGTGTTCCGCACGCCTTACCTGGGAAAACTGGTCGGCCTCTATGTAGAGCTGGCGCGCAACACGCCGCTGCTGATTCAGCTGTTCTTCGTCTACTTCGCTTTGCCGGCAGTGGGAATCCAGGTTTCCGGGTTCACTGCGGCAATCATCACCATGACTTTCCTTGGCGGTGCCTACCTCACCGAAGTGCTGCGCGCCGGCGTCGATGCGGTGCCCCAGGCGCAACTGGAATCCGGGCGTTCGATTGGCCTGTCGCATGGGCAATTGCTGCGTTACGTGATCCTGCCGCAGGCGGGGATTCTCAGTTTGCCGTCGCTGTTCGCCAATTTCATTTTCCTGCTCAAGGAAACCACCGTGGTCTCGGCGGTGGCGGTGCCGGAAATCCTCTACACCACCAAGAGCTACATCGCGCTCTACTACAAAACCTACGAAATGCTCGCCGTGCTGACGCTGATCTGCGTGCTGCTGTTCCTGCCGCTGTCGCTGTTGCTCAGCCGCCTGGAAAGGAGGCTCCAGCATGGCCAGTTCGGGTCTTGA
- a CDS encoding amino acid ABC transporter permease, giving the protein MASSGLELLWVSLPQLAKGAGQTLSISFLSIAISTVGGVLYGVLRTLNVTWLNAILRIYLELFRAIPVLVWLYLLFFGLPIFFGLSLPSFWCAVLVLSLWGASEVGEVARGALHSLPRGQREAGLSIGLNAAQLYGYVLLPQALKRMTPPTINVYTRIIKTSSLAVLIGVVDVIKVGQQIIERTYESVLIYGALFLFFFFICYPLSAASRVLERRWTQA; this is encoded by the coding sequence ATGGCCAGTTCGGGTCTTGAACTGCTCTGGGTGTCGTTGCCACAACTGGCCAAGGGCGCCGGGCAAACCCTGTCGATCTCGTTTCTGAGCATCGCCATCAGTACGGTCGGCGGCGTGCTCTACGGTGTGCTGCGCACGTTGAACGTAACGTGGCTGAACGCGATTTTGCGCATCTATCTGGAGTTGTTCCGGGCGATCCCGGTGCTGGTCTGGTTGTATCTGCTGTTCTTCGGTTTGCCGATTTTCTTCGGCCTGAGCCTGCCGAGCTTCTGGTGCGCGGTGCTGGTGCTGTCGCTGTGGGGCGCCAGCGAGGTCGGCGAAGTGGCGCGCGGTGCGCTGCATTCGTTACCGCGCGGGCAGCGCGAAGCGGGGCTGTCGATCGGTCTGAATGCTGCGCAACTGTATGGCTACGTACTGCTGCCGCAAGCACTCAAGCGCATGACGCCGCCGACCATCAACGTCTACACGCGGATCATCAAGACCAGTTCGCTGGCGGTGCTCATTGGCGTCGTCGATGTGATCAAGGTCGGCCAACAGATCATCGAGCGCACTTACGAATCGGTACTGATCTACGGCGCGCTGTTCCTGTTTTTCTTTTTCATCTGCTACCCGCTCTCGGCCGCCTCACGCGTGCTGGAACGGCGCTGGACGCAAGCATGA
- a CDS encoding amino acid ABC transporter ATP-binding protein, with product MSALIEFHGFNKFYGEQQVLNGIDLQVQSGEVIVILGPSGCGKSTLLRCLNGLEEAHSGSLKFVGRELLDKATDWREIRQQIGMVFQSYHLFPHMNVLDNLLLGPLKVQKRQRREAQQQAEALLERVGLLDKRDAFPRQLSGGQQQRIAIVRSLCMNPRVMLFDEVTAALDPEMVKEVLQVIQGLAREGMTLLIVTHEMAFARAVADRIVFMDAGRILEQSPPEIFFTNPQTARAQQFLEKFSFVATLPETNPTKELEPL from the coding sequence ATGAGCGCACTGATCGAGTTTCACGGCTTCAACAAATTCTATGGCGAGCAGCAGGTGCTCAACGGCATCGACCTGCAAGTGCAGAGCGGCGAAGTGATCGTCATTCTTGGCCCCAGCGGTTGCGGCAAAAGCACCTTGCTGCGTTGCCTCAATGGTCTGGAAGAGGCGCACAGCGGCAGCCTGAAATTCGTCGGCCGGGAGCTGCTGGACAAAGCCACTGACTGGCGCGAAATCCGTCAGCAGATCGGCATGGTGTTTCAGAGTTATCACCTGTTCCCGCACATGAACGTGCTCGACAATCTGCTGCTCGGCCCGCTCAAGGTGCAGAAGCGCCAGCGCCGCGAAGCGCAACAGCAGGCCGAAGCCTTGCTTGAGCGCGTCGGTCTGCTGGACAAGCGCGATGCTTTCCCGCGCCAGCTCTCCGGCGGCCAGCAGCAACGCATCGCCATCGTCCGGTCGCTGTGCATGAACCCACGGGTCATGCTCTTCGACGAAGTCACCGCCGCCCTCGACCCGGAAATGGTCAAGGAAGTGCTGCAGGTCATTCAGGGCCTGGCCCGCGAAGGCATGACCCTGTTGATCGTCACCCACGAAATGGCCTTCGCCCGCGCGGTGGCCGACCGCATCGTGTTCATGGATGCCGGGCGCATCCTTGAACAGTCCCCACCCGAGATTTTCTTTACGAACCCGCAAACCGCACGCGCGCAGCAGTTTCTGGAGAAGTTCTCCTTCGTTGCAACACTGCCAGAAACGAATCCGACAAAGGAACTGGAACCGCTATGA
- a CDS encoding transporter substrate-binding domain-containing protein translates to MKTAALLMPLLSLALLAGCGKTEEPPKPKLATESAAPAGYLDKIKAREKLIVGVFTDKPPFGFVDEAGRYVGFDTDIGRRFAKDLLGDENKVEFVAVEPASRIPFLQSDKVDLILANMTVTPERKEAVEFTNPNLKVAVQALVPQGSSVKKLDDLATRTTIVTTGTTADIWLTKNHPDWKLLKFEKNSESLQALANGRGDAYAQDNLVLFSWAKQNPGYRVLEEKLGAEAPIAPAVKKGNLELRDWVNSELAKLGEEKYLLKLYDQYVRKELSDDTRPESVIVEGGKWQG, encoded by the coding sequence ATGAAAACTGCCGCTCTGTTAATGCCTCTGCTCAGCCTCGCCTTGCTTGCCGGTTGCGGCAAAACCGAAGAGCCGCCAAAGCCGAAGCTCGCCACCGAAAGCGCCGCGCCTGCCGGTTATCTGGACAAGATCAAGGCCCGCGAAAAATTGATCGTCGGTGTATTTACCGACAAACCACCGTTCGGCTTCGTCGATGAGGCCGGGCGCTACGTCGGTTTCGACACCGACATCGGCCGGCGCTTCGCCAAGGATCTGCTCGGCGATGAAAACAAGGTCGAGTTTGTTGCCGTCGAGCCGGCCAGCCGCATTCCGTTTCTGCAAAGCGACAAGGTCGACCTGATCCTCGCCAACATGACCGTCACCCCGGAGCGCAAGGAAGCGGTGGAATTCACCAACCCGAACCTCAAGGTGGCCGTGCAGGCGCTGGTGCCGCAGGGCAGTTCGGTGAAGAAACTCGATGATCTGGCAACGCGCACCACGATTGTAACCACCGGCACCACCGCTGATATCTGGCTGACCAAGAACCACCCGGACTGGAAACTGCTCAAGTTCGAGAAGAACTCCGAGTCGCTGCAAGCCTTGGCCAATGGCCGCGGCGATGCCTATGCGCAGGACAATCTGGTGCTGTTCAGCTGGGCCAAACAGAATCCCGGCTATCGCGTGCTCGAGGAAAAACTGGGCGCGGAGGCGCCGATTGCGCCGGCCGTGAAGAAGGGCAATCTGGAGTTACGTGACTGGGTCAACAGCGAGCTGGCCAAACTGGGCGAGGAGAAATACCTGCTCAAGCTCTATGACCAATATGTGCGTAAAGAGCTGAGCGATGACACCCGGCCTGAGAGTGTGATTGTTGAAGGGGGCAAGTGGCAGGGGTGA
- a CDS encoding AAA family ATPase produces the protein MLNTLAVANYRSINKLVIPLGRLNLITGPNGSGKSNLYRALRLLAETAQGGVVNALAREGGLESTFWAGPETISRRMRNGEVAIEATVRQGVKRLRLGFAGEDFSYAIGLGLPEPSRSCFSLDPEIKRECIWAGPVFRPASLLVDRNGPMIRAREGRTWDVLAQHTPNFDSLFDQVGNLRSSPEVFQMREFIRRWRFYDHFRSDADAPVRQPQLGTRTPVLHHDGRDLAAALQTIIEIGDPQALSAAISDAFPGARLNIAPLAGGRFAIEFYQEGLLRPLSAAELSDGTLRYLLLVAALLTPRPPSLMVLNEPETSLHPDLLPALARLIICASEQCQVWVVSHARRLISALQEDPQCNCIVLEKTLGQTGIVGQRMLDEPAWHWPD, from the coding sequence ATGCTCAATACCCTGGCCGTGGCCAATTACCGCTCGATCAACAAACTGGTGATTCCGCTCGGGCGCCTGAACCTCATTACGGGACCCAATGGCAGCGGCAAGTCCAACCTCTATCGCGCCCTGCGCCTGCTGGCGGAAACCGCGCAGGGCGGCGTGGTCAATGCGCTGGCGCGTGAGGGCGGGCTGGAATCGACGTTCTGGGCCGGGCCGGAAACCATCAGCCGGCGCATGCGCAACGGTGAGGTGGCGATCGAGGCGACGGTGCGCCAGGGCGTGAAACGGTTGCGCCTGGGATTTGCCGGCGAGGATTTCAGTTACGCCATTGGCCTGGGCCTGCCGGAGCCGAGCCGTTCGTGTTTTTCGCTCGATCCGGAAATCAAACGTGAATGCATCTGGGCCGGCCCGGTGTTTCGCCCGGCGAGCCTGCTGGTCGACCGCAACGGCCCGATGATTCGCGCCCGCGAAGGTCGTACCTGGGATGTGCTGGCGCAACACACGCCGAACTTCGACAGCCTGTTCGATCAGGTCGGCAATCTGCGCAGCTCGCCGGAAGTATTCCAGATGCGCGAGTTCATCCGCCGCTGGCGCTTCTATGATCACTTTCGCAGCGATGCCGACGCGCCGGTGCGTCAGCCGCAATTGGGCACGCGCACGCCAGTGTTGCACCACGACGGTCGCGATCTGGCGGCAGCCTTGCAGACGATTATCGAAATCGGCGACCCGCAGGCGTTAAGCGCGGCGATCAGCGATGCGTTTCCCGGCGCGCGACTGAACATCGCGCCGTTGGCCGGTGGCCGTTTCGCCATCGAGTTTTATCAGGAAGGCTTGCTGCGGCCATTGTCAGCGGCAGAGCTGTCGGACGGGACCTTGCGCTATCTGCTGTTGGTCGCAGCCCTACTGACTCCGCGACCGCCATCGCTGATGGTGCTCAACGAACCGGAAACCAGCCTGCATCCGGACCTGCTGCCGGCGCTGGCGCGACTGATCATCTGCGCTTCAGAGCAATGCCAGGTGTGGGTGGTGTCCCACGCGCGGCGACTGATCTCGGCATTGCAGGAAGATCCGCAGTGCAATTGCATCGTGCTGGAGAAGACGCTGGGGCAGACCGGAATTGTCGGGCAGCGGATGCTGGACGAGCCAGCGTGGCACTGGCCGGATTGA
- a CDS encoding efflux RND transporter periplasmic adaptor subunit, whose product MASPGMKTAVMLSLFTLLTACGDKKPAQEYLPRVFVQAVEPANYAAAVTLTGDVQARVQTQLSFRVGGKIIQRMVDVGDRVTAKQVLAKLDPKDLQTNVDSAQAQVVAEQARVKQAAAAFVRQQKLLPKGYTSQSEYDSAQAALRSSQSALSAAQAQLANARDQLSYTSLIADAPGVITERQAEVGQVVQATAPIFSLARDGDRDAVFNVYESLLAERPSDRSIVVSLLDNPEIKTTGTVREITPSVSAQSGTVQVKVSLDKLPPGMQLGSVVSATAKGTGKSAVELPWSALTKNISDPAVWLVDDKGEAQLHTVTVGRYLTGKVIISEGLKGGEKVIVAGGQLLHPGMKVEIAENTYKDLQPGAQP is encoded by the coding sequence ATGGCAAGTCCCGGAATGAAAACAGCGGTCATGCTGAGTCTGTTCACTTTGCTCACCGCTTGCGGCGACAAGAAACCTGCTCAGGAATACCTGCCACGGGTCTTTGTGCAAGCGGTCGAACCGGCCAACTACGCCGCAGCGGTGACCCTCACCGGTGATGTGCAGGCGCGGGTGCAGACGCAGCTGTCGTTCCGCGTCGGCGGCAAGATCATTCAGCGCATGGTCGATGTCGGCGACCGGGTCACGGCCAAACAGGTACTGGCCAAGCTCGATCCGAAAGATCTGCAGACCAACGTCGATTCCGCTCAGGCCCAAGTCGTCGCCGAACAGGCCCGCGTCAAGCAAGCCGCGGCGGCCTTCGTCCGTCAGCAAAAACTCCTGCCCAAGGGCTACACCAGTCAGAGCGAATACGATTCGGCGCAAGCGGCGCTGCGCAGCAGCCAGAGCGCATTGAGCGCGGCGCAGGCGCAATTGGCCAACGCCAGGGACCAGCTCAGCTATACCTCGCTGATCGCCGATGCACCGGGCGTGATCACCGAGCGCCAGGCTGAAGTCGGCCAAGTGGTACAGGCCACCGCACCGATTTTCAGCCTTGCCCGCGACGGCGACCGCGACGCAGTGTTCAATGTCTACGAATCGCTGCTGGCCGAGCGGCCGTCCGATCGTTCGATCGTGGTCAGCCTGCTCGACAACCCCGAAATCAAAACCACCGGCACCGTGCGCGAAATCACCCCCTCGGTATCGGCGCAGTCAGGCACCGTGCAGGTCAAGGTCAGCCTCGACAAACTGCCGCCGGGCATGCAGCTCGGTTCGGTGGTGAGCGCCACCGCCAAAGGCACCGGCAAATCGGCGGTGGAACTGCCCTGGTCGGCGCTGACGAAAAACATCAGCGACCCGGCGGTATGGCTGGTCGATGACAAGGGCGAAGCGCAGTTGCATACGGTCACCGTCGGTCGTTACCTGACCGGCAAAGTGATCATCAGCGAAGGCCTCAAGGGCGGCGAGAAAGTCATCGTCGCCGGCGGCCAGTTGCTGCACCCCGGCATGAAAGTCGAGATTGCCGAAAACACCTACAAGGATCTGCAACCGGGAGCGCAGCCATGA